A single region of the Hippopotamus amphibius kiboko isolate mHipAmp2 chromosome 6, mHipAmp2.hap2, whole genome shotgun sequence genome encodes:
- the ABCC5 gene encoding ATP-binding cassette sub-family C member 5 isoform X6 — MSIHCRRRCLFYKSTGRKRKHGNSQVEPKAREPWHLHSEKMKDIDIGKEYIIPSPGYRNVRERTSNSGQHRDREDSKYKRTQPRQLDCQDALETAARAEGLSLDASMHSQLRILDEEHPKGKYHHSLSALKPIRTTSKHQHPVDNAGLFSCMTFSWLSPLARVAHKQGDLSMEDVWSLSKHESSEVNCRRLERLWQEELNEAGPDAASLRRVVWTFCRTRLILSIVCLMITQLAGFSGPNFQDGCVLRSE; from the exons aaattctCAAGTGGAACCAAAAGCCCGTGAGCCCTGGCACCTCCACTCAGAGAAGATGAAGGACATTGACATAGGAAAGGAGTATATCATCCCCAGCCCTGGTTATCGAAATGTGCGGGAGAGAACCAGCAATTCCGGACAGCACCGAGACCGAGAGGACTCCAAGTATAAGAGAACTCAGCCG AGACAGCTAGATTGCCAAGATGCCTTGGAAACAGCAGCCCGAGCTGAGGGCCTTTCCCTGGATGCTTCCATGCATTCTCAGCTCAGAATCCTGGATGAGGAACATCCCAAGGGAAAGTACCATCATAGCTTAAGTGCTCTGAAGCCCATCCGGACCACTTCCAA ACACCAGCACCCAGTGGACAATGCTGGGCTCTTCTCTTGCATGACTTTCTCTTGGCTTTCTCCTCTGGCTCGCGTGGCCCACAAGCAAGGGGATCTCTCCATGGAGGATGTGTGGTCTTTGTCCAAGCACGAGTCTTCCGAGGTGAACTGCAGAAG ACTAGAGAGACTGTGGCAAGAAGAGCTGAATGAAGCTGGGCCAGATGCTGCTTCCCTCCGGAGGGTTGTGTGGACCTTCTGCCGCACCAGGCTCATCCTCTCCATCGTGTGCCTGATGATCACGCAGCTGGCTGGCTTCAGTGGACCA AATTTTCAGGATGGCTGTGTTCTGCGGTCAGAATGA